In Rana temporaria chromosome 3, aRanTem1.1, whole genome shotgun sequence, a single window of DNA contains:
- the LOC120930640 gene encoding olfactory receptor 1009-like, whose amino-acid sequence MKCEVNQTQVTQVRLLGFHGLAKFKALLFIVVLLAYLIILGGNLLIIILVTTFDHLKLPMFFFLKHLATADVLLTTSVVPMMLDIIFIEEGRLSFVGCITQLYAFGISGFLQCLLIAVMSYDRYLAVCKPLHYASLMNPRVCLQLVLGSWFLVTLVTSYEIMVLVQLSFCGINYIDHFFCDFGPVVELSTSDTSSLMLQDFVISIFMIFCPFTFIIITYVYIFFIILKISSAHGRRKAFSTCSSHLTTVCVYYGTLITVYMVPGDESTASMNKYRSLLYTVVTPLMNPIIYSLRNQEIKKALYKFVIKLKKDHFKI is encoded by the coding sequence ATGAAGTGTGAGGTCAATCAGACTCAGGTCACACAGGTCCGTTTACTTGGCTTCCATGGCCTGGCCAAATTTAAAGCCCTGTTATTTATTGTGGTTCTTTTAGCCTACCTTATCATACTCGGTGGAAACCTTCTAATTATCATTTTAGTAACAACTTTTGATCATCTTAAATTGCCGATGTTCTTCTTCCTCAAGCACTTGGCCACAGCAGATGtcctactgaccaccagtgtTGTCCCCATGATGCTGGACATTATATTCATTGAGGAAGGAAGACTATCATTTGTTGGATGCATTACTCAGTTGTATGCCTTTGGTATTTCTGGATTCTTGCAATGTCTTCTGATCGCTGTTATGTCCTATGATCGATACTTGGCTGTTTGCAAACCATTGCATTATGCTTCGCTTATGAACCCTCGTGTTTGCCTCCAGTTGGTTCTTGGCTCCTGGTTCTTAGTTACCCTGGTAACATCATATGAAATAATGGTGCTGGTTCAACTTAGCTTTTGTGGAATTAATTATATTGATCATTTTTTCTGTGATTTTGGACCAGTCGTGGAGCTGTCCACCTCAGACACATCCAGTTTGATGCTGCAAGACTTTGTAATTTCCATATTCATGATATTTTGCCCTTTCACTTTCATAATCATAACCTACGTGTACATTTTCTTCATCATCCTGAAGATATCTTCTGCTCATGGTCGAAGAAAGGCCTTCTCCACATGTAGCTCCCACCTGACTACTGTCTGTGTCTATTATGGAACTTTGATCACTGTATACATGGTACCAGGAGATGAAAGCACAGCAAGCATGAACAAATATAGGTCTTTGCTGTACACTGTGGTGACACCACTGATGAATCCCATTATCTACAGCCTCAGGAACCAGGAGATCAAGAAAGCCTTGTACAAATTTGTCATAAAACTCAAAAAAGACCACTTTAAAATTTGA